A genomic stretch from Patescibacteria group bacterium includes:
- the rpsU gene encoding 30S ribosomal protein S21 yields the protein MPEIKRKTKESFESALRRFNKQVQQSGKLLSVRKLRFFTRSKNRRAKKETALRRMKIEQKKNYLRKVGKLKDVFPGVKAVMRLQ from the coding sequence ATGCCAGAAATAAAACGAAAAACAAAAGAGTCGTTTGAGTCGGCATTGCGAAGATTCAACAAGCAGGTTCAGCAGAGCGGAAAATTGCTATCTGTTCGAAAATTGCGGTTCTTTACGCGTTCCAAGAACAGGCGAGCAAAGAAAGAAACTGCGCTGCGTAGAATGAAGATCGAGCAGAAGAAAAACTATCTCCGCAAAGTAGGCAAGCTCAAAGACGTCTTTCCGGGTGTCAAGGCTGTCATGAGATTGCAATAG